A genomic window from Tolypothrix sp. PCC 7910 includes:
- a CDS encoding glycosyltransferase translates to MAKIAIISTMGGYAWGGSEYLWAAMAKEALAEKHEILISVYDWSTTHPLMIELQQQGAKIFPRNRKKPFYRKIIQKLSQSLSFLRFLSVSFSYYPIFESNPDIIYISCGSIYEIIYDFPLLQLLELSSINYVIINQLYIEHLILKNTERILVQKLFAKAAKVIFVSKQNLQIAERQLVHSLPNAMILQNPVNLSDFHLLPFLDQSTVYLASVARLDAAYKGQDILFETLSLPQWQDRNWHCRLYGSGPDQSYLKSLAEYYNIVNRVQFMGHICDVRSIWRENHLLVLPSRAEGTPLALVEAMLCGRPVVVTDVGGNTEWIEEAQTGFIADAPTVKSFSVALEKAWLARSHWQTIGTQAHQMAIAHLDKNPGKSLLRVIDKYL, encoded by the coding sequence ATGGCAAAAATTGCAATTATTTCTACAATGGGGGGGTATGCTTGGGGCGGCAGTGAATATCTGTGGGCGGCGATGGCTAAAGAAGCCTTAGCCGAAAAGCATGAAATTTTAATTTCGGTTTATGATTGGTCAACTACTCATCCCTTAATGATAGAACTGCAACAACAAGGAGCTAAGATATTTCCTAGAAATCGGAAAAAACCTTTTTATAGAAAAATTATTCAAAAGCTGAGTCAAAGTTTATCATTTTTACGATTTTTATCAGTTAGCTTTTCTTATTATCCTATCTTTGAAAGTAATCCAGATATTATTTATATCAGTTGTGGAAGTATTTATGAAATTATTTATGATTTCCCATTGCTACAATTATTAGAATTAAGTTCAATTAATTATGTAATTATTAATCAGTTATATATAGAGCATTTAATTCTTAAAAATACGGAGCGAATTCTTGTTCAAAAGTTGTTTGCCAAAGCTGCCAAAGTAATTTTTGTCTCAAAACAAAATCTACAAATAGCAGAACGCCAATTGGTACATTCATTACCAAATGCCATGATTTTGCAAAATCCAGTTAATTTGTCAGACTTTCATTTACTGCCTTTTTTAGATCAATCAACAGTTTATCTAGCTAGTGTTGCACGTCTAGATGCAGCCTATAAAGGCCAAGATATTCTTTTTGAAACTTTAAGCTTACCCCAATGGCAAGACAGAAATTGGCACTGTCGTCTTTATGGTTCTGGCCCCGATCAATCTTACTTAAAATCTTTAGCAGAATATTACAACATTGTTAACCGAGTTCAATTTATGGGTCACATTTGTGATGTCAGATCTATTTGGCGAGAAAATCATCTATTAGTTCTACCCTCTAGAGCAGAAGGAACCCCATTAGCCCTAGTAGAAGCTATGTTGTGCGGTCGCCCCGTCGTTGTTACCGATGTAGGAGGAAATACCGAATGGATTGAAGAGGCGCAAACAGGTTTTATTGCCGATGCTCCTACTGTTAAATCTTTCAGTGTCGCTTTAGAAAAAGCTTGGTTGGCACGCAGCCACTGGCAGACAATTGGAACTCAAGCTCATCAAATGGCGATCGCTCACCTTGACAAAAACCCCGGTAAGAGTCTGCTGAGAGTAATTGATAAATATTTATAA
- a CDS encoding glycosyltransferase — MNDRRTQILLSIIVCTWNPRFDYLEKVLSALRYQTLPYSFWELLIIDNASDTVLSSKLDLSWHPHQRQIREEQLGLTKARLRGIQLSRGEVLVFVDDDNILHENYLEIALKISKNYQMLGAWGGQIQLEFETSPPEWTKPYWSMLALRELERDLWSNFYNNGIVPCGAGLCVRHVVAKQYAELVRQCPQRANLDRRGNSLVSGGDDDLALTACDISLGTGAFCDLRLIHLIPPARLQEDYLLRLKEEMSYSECLLKSFREQFQFKPTWKSHKLLQFLRYLLMDKISRRFEKARRRGVARYEREREKLTPQRSSRKVNYNINYTIISK, encoded by the coding sequence ATGAATGATCGCCGAACGCAGATATTATTAAGTATAATTGTTTGTACTTGGAACCCTCGCTTTGATTATCTAGAGAAAGTTTTATCCGCTTTGAGATATCAAACTTTACCCTATAGCTTCTGGGAACTATTAATAATTGATAATGCCAGTGATACTGTTTTATCTTCCAAGTTAGACCTTAGTTGGCATCCTCACCAGCGTCAGATTCGGGAAGAGCAGTTAGGTTTAACAAAAGCACGACTTCGGGGAATTCAACTTTCTAGAGGCGAAGTTTTAGTTTTTGTAGATGATGACAACATATTACACGAAAATTATTTAGAAATTGCTTTAAAAATTAGCAAAAACTATCAAATGCTTGGAGCATGGGGGGGACAGATTCAGCTTGAATTTGAAACTTCTCCTCCTGAGTGGACTAAACCTTACTGGTCTATGTTAGCGTTGCGAGAACTTGAGCGAGATCTATGGTCAAACTTTTATAACAATGGAATAGTACCGTGTGGCGCAGGTCTTTGCGTTCGCCATGTTGTGGCTAAACAATATGCAGAACTAGTACGTCAATGTCCGCAACGTGCGAATTTAGATAGGAGAGGAAATTCTTTAGTTTCTGGTGGTGATGATGATTTAGCTCTGACAGCTTGCGATATTAGTTTAGGAACCGGAGCGTTTTGTGATTTGCGATTAATTCATCTAATTCCACCTGCTCGTTTGCAAGAGGATTATTTATTAAGATTGAAGGAGGAAATGTCCTATTCTGAATGTCTTCTCAAGTCTTTTCGAGAGCAGTTTCAATTTAAGCCAACTTGGAAATCTCACAAACTATTACAGTTTTTGAGATATTTGCTTATGGATAAAATATCTCGGCGTTTCGAGAAAGCTAGACGAAGGGGGGTAGCTAGATATGAAAGGGAAAGGGAAAAACTAACACCACAAAGAAGCAGTAGAAAAGTGAACTACAATATTAATTACACCATCATCTCTAAATAG